Proteins encoded in a region of the Stieleria neptunia genome:
- a CDS encoding sigma-70 family RNA polymerase sigma factor, translating into MLLMDRELAELVERSHEHGCLTYDDINAYLPDEDGSPKKLNKLIEVIERFGIKLVDGHSVPAATTRRPEPNVRGLRDVADGGPAADEDDDQMPGAAAAEELASVDMPRASDDPIRMYLSQMAEIPLLGRDQEISLAKKIEVTRRQFRRCLLESDYALRHTVEVLHRVHEGELPFDRTIKVSLTEHLTKEQISARMPHNLRTLDRLITQNREDFEALARKSTPPRLKAEVRRRFIARRRKALELVEELSLRSRRVTPMLARLEEFSKRMNYIRARLAELGKDAISRDEAADLRQELRELMMLTQETPESLHKRVTKAREHFERFEATKRELSSGNLRLVVSIAKKYRNRGLSFLDLIQEGNTGLMRAVDKYEYRRGFKFSTYATWWIRQAITRAIADQARTIRIPVHMIDVLSKLRQAQKKLTQQLKREPSYEEIAELTEVPLEEVQRVMDIGRHPVSLDRPVGEGEDSSFGEFVEDNDSLNPVHMASGGILRGKIDELLKTLTYREREIIRLRYGLVDGYSYTLEECGRIFKVTRERVRQIEAKAVAKLQSPSRADRLASFIKVAA; encoded by the coding sequence ATGCTTTTGATGGATCGAGAACTTGCCGAATTGGTAGAGCGTAGTCACGAGCACGGATGCCTGACCTACGATGACATCAACGCCTACCTTCCCGACGAAGACGGCAGCCCGAAAAAGCTGAACAAGCTGATCGAAGTGATCGAGCGATTCGGGATCAAGCTGGTCGACGGGCACAGCGTGCCCGCTGCAACGACGCGGCGCCCCGAGCCCAACGTCCGCGGACTGCGGGACGTCGCCGATGGCGGTCCTGCGGCGGACGAGGACGACGATCAAATGCCCGGTGCCGCGGCCGCGGAAGAACTGGCAAGCGTGGACATGCCCAGGGCGAGTGACGATCCGATTCGCATGTACCTGAGCCAAATGGCCGAGATCCCGTTGCTGGGCCGCGACCAAGAAATCTCGCTGGCAAAAAAGATCGAAGTCACGCGACGCCAATTCCGACGCTGCCTGCTGGAATCCGACTACGCCTTGCGTCACACCGTCGAAGTCCTGCATCGCGTCCACGAAGGCGAACTGCCCTTCGATCGCACCATCAAGGTCTCGCTGACCGAGCACCTGACCAAAGAACAGATCTCGGCCCGGATGCCCCACAACCTGCGGACGCTCGATCGCCTGATCACTCAAAACCGCGAAGACTTCGAAGCGCTCGCCCGCAAGAGCACCCCGCCACGGTTGAAGGCCGAAGTCCGTCGCCGATTCATCGCCCGTCGCCGAAAGGCATTGGAGCTGGTCGAGGAACTGAGCCTTCGCAGCCGACGCGTCACCCCGATGCTGGCTCGGCTGGAAGAGTTTTCCAAACGCATGAACTACATCCGCGCCCGTCTGGCCGAACTCGGCAAAGACGCGATCAGCCGTGACGAAGCCGCCGATCTGCGTCAAGAACTGCGCGAGTTGATGATGCTGACGCAAGAGACTCCCGAAAGCTTGCACAAACGCGTCACCAAAGCTCGCGAACACTTTGAACGATTCGAAGCCACCAAACGAGAACTCAGCAGCGGCAACCTGCGATTGGTCGTTTCGATCGCCAAGAAATACCGCAACCGCGGATTGTCTTTCCTGGACCTGATCCAAGAAGGCAACACGGGGCTGATGCGCGCGGTCGACAAGTACGAGTATCGACGCGGATTTAAATTCAGCACGTACGCGACGTGGTGGATTCGTCAAGCGATCACCCGGGCGATCGCCGATCAGGCACGCACCATTCGGATCCCCGTTCACATGATCGACGTGTTGAGCAAACTGCGTCAGGCACAGAAGAAGCTGACCCAGCAACTCAAACGAGAACCGTCGTACGAAGAAATTGCCGAGCTGACTGAAGTGCCGTTGGAAGAGGTTCAGCGTGTGATGGACATCGGCCGGCATCCGGTCAGCCTGGATCGTCCCGTCGGCGAAGGCGAAGACAGCAGCTTTGGCGAGTTCGTCGAAGACAACGACAGCCTGAATCCGGTGCACATGGCATCCGGCGGAATCCTGCGTGGCAAAATCGATGAATTGCTCAAGACGTTGACGTATCGGGAACGCGAAATCATTCGTTTGCGTTACGGCCTGGTCGATGGTTACAGCTACACGCTGGAAGAATGCGGCCGGATCTTCAAGGTCACACGTGAACGGGTGCGTCAGATCGAAGCCAAGGCGGTCGCAAAGCTGCAAAGCCCCAGCCGCGCCGATCGACTCGCCTCGTTCATCAAAGTCGCCGCGTAA
- a CDS encoding TIGR01777 family oxidoreductase, with product MKTYLASTTLPVDAEQAFAYHERPGALDRLIPPWKKVSVESSDGSLKPNSVVVLRLKSGPLSMRWVAQHTEYDPPHCFVDVQRSGPFAHWEHRHLFDAATSDGCVLRDSITYQLPLGALGGTLGDSFARKELETMFAYRHRVTRDDLELAAKYQAAPMKIAVSGSSGLVGRKLCALLTLLGHEVIRLERSLDRIEDGQAAIAPWDSPEQAAKLSGVDAVVHLAGKSIADRRWTDSVKQAIRESRVDLTHRLADALAGLTDPPKVFLCASAIGIYGDRGDEVLFESSAPGDTFLAEVASEWEQACRPAEQAGIRVANARLGVVLDPGGGALEKMLTPAKLFGGALGSGNQWWSWVSIDDVIGSIYHAICDDRVSGPFNVTAPEALTNRDFAETLGRVISRPALIPAPAFALRLALGEMADALLLSSTRVIPSVLQKTGYEFRFTQADEALRYHLGINRLESIE from the coding sequence GTGAAAACTTATTTGGCTTCAACGACGTTGCCGGTCGATGCGGAGCAGGCCTTTGCCTACCACGAACGACCGGGCGCCCTCGATCGTTTGATCCCACCCTGGAAGAAGGTCTCCGTTGAATCGTCCGACGGCAGCCTGAAACCGAACAGCGTGGTCGTGTTGCGGCTGAAGTCCGGCCCGCTCTCGATGCGATGGGTCGCGCAGCACACCGAGTACGATCCCCCCCACTGCTTTGTCGACGTCCAGCGTTCCGGTCCCTTCGCCCACTGGGAACATCGCCACTTGTTCGACGCAGCCACCTCCGACGGCTGCGTGCTGCGTGATTCGATCACGTACCAATTGCCGCTCGGTGCACTCGGCGGAACGCTCGGCGATTCGTTCGCCCGCAAAGAGCTGGAGACGATGTTCGCCTACCGCCACCGCGTCACGCGCGACGACCTGGAACTGGCAGCCAAGTACCAAGCCGCCCCGATGAAGATTGCCGTCTCGGGTTCGTCCGGACTGGTCGGACGAAAGCTCTGCGCGTTGCTGACGTTGCTTGGGCACGAGGTGATTCGGCTGGAACGCTCCCTCGATCGCATCGAAGATGGCCAAGCCGCGATCGCTCCGTGGGACTCGCCCGAACAGGCGGCTAAGCTTTCCGGCGTCGATGCCGTCGTGCACCTGGCCGGGAAGTCGATCGCGGACCGGCGCTGGACCGACTCCGTCAAACAAGCGATTCGAGAGAGCCGTGTCGATCTGACCCATCGTTTGGCCGATGCGCTGGCCGGACTGACGGATCCGCCCAAGGTCTTTCTTTGCGCCTCGGCGATCGGGATCTATGGAGACCGTGGGGACGAAGTGTTGTTCGAATCAAGTGCGCCGGGCGACACATTCCTGGCGGAGGTTGCATCGGAATGGGAGCAGGCGTGTCGGCCGGCCGAACAAGCAGGCATTCGCGTCGCCAATGCTCGGCTGGGGGTCGTCCTGGACCCGGGCGGTGGAGCGCTCGAAAAAATGCTGACCCCCGCGAAACTATTCGGCGGCGCATTGGGTAGCGGCAATCAGTGGTGGAGCTGGGTATCGATCGATGACGTGATCGGGTCCATCTACCACGCGATTTGCGACGACCGCGTCTCCGGTCCGTTTAATGTCACCGCACCTGAAGCGCTAACCAATCGCGACTTTGCCGAGACGCTCGGGCGAGTGATCTCGCGCCCGGCGTTGATCCCGGCTCCCGCGTTCGCGCTGCGTCTCGCGCTCGGCGAAATGGCCGACGCGTTGCTCCTGTCCAGTACGCGCGTGATCCCATCGGTGCTGCAAAAGACCGGATACGAATTTCGCTTCACCCAAGCCGACGAAGCGTTGCGTTACCACCTGGGCATCAATCGATTGGAATCGATCGAATGA
- the dnaG gene encoding DNA primase, whose amino-acid sequence MVSPILRDFGMNSQGHFQRVALSAMMDLDLKERVRAAVDLVDVIGASLTLVPKGRMLAAQCPWHDDRSPSLTVNRERQTWKCWVCDIGGDVFSYVMRRDGVDFVTALRSLAEQAGIEYQTGPKVDAGSKDDKSTLLAAVKLICDAYFDQLDSPSTDDAKIARDYLASRGIDDEHRHLFRIGFAPDSWDFATGLLKQNKFRAEIPVAAGVALNRRGGNGSYDLFRGRLMFPIHDMQNRPISMGGRVIPEIAARHGENAGGKYINGPETKLFRKSEQLYGLQLARESIRKGGQALVMEGYTDVIAARQSGIEPVVAVLGTALGEAHVRTLKRLADRVVLVLDGDAAGQRRADEVLELFIKADADLRVLTLPDAMDPADYLNQHGREALQHLVAEAPDALEHKLGSLTAGIDVTHDTHAVMQAIDTMTGILAKAPMLDPLKQDQMILRLSRTFEISQARLEDRLEKKRAEEKERKRKAARFRAAADAAGRDSRPSETSAGPGARNAGPATRNTPPAPAGSATGPIDPNLLLAEAAEMELDDPWSMEQSGAAAGPAAATAKPSQDREVPLSGFDRELFETMIESPELAGRAVEAIDPEWLDTLSAKMILAAYQELDLQGRELTVETLLALIENDFLKNEVVTMQFRLAQREGKITQTPEQRFQSLLEQFHRRENIAEKHRQIAKLESLALDENEELDLLKQLFDSEKDRQQIDH is encoded by the coding sequence ATGGTTTCGCCAATCCTGCGCGATTTCGGAATGAATTCGCAGGGACATTTTCAGCGAGTGGCTTTGTCCGCAATGATGGACCTGGACCTCAAAGAGCGAGTGCGTGCCGCCGTCGACCTTGTCGACGTCATCGGTGCGTCGTTGACGCTGGTCCCGAAAGGACGCATGCTGGCCGCCCAGTGCCCCTGGCACGACGACCGCTCGCCTTCGCTGACCGTCAACCGCGAACGCCAGACCTGGAAGTGCTGGGTCTGTGACATCGGTGGAGACGTGTTCAGCTATGTGATGCGCCGCGACGGCGTCGACTTTGTCACCGCGCTGCGATCGTTGGCCGAACAAGCCGGGATCGAATACCAGACCGGGCCCAAGGTGGACGCCGGATCCAAAGACGACAAGTCCACGTTGCTGGCGGCGGTCAAGCTGATTTGCGACGCCTACTTTGATCAACTCGATTCGCCGTCAACCGACGACGCCAAAATCGCTCGCGACTATCTGGCCAGCCGCGGAATCGACGACGAACACCGACATCTGTTTCGCATCGGGTTCGCCCCCGACAGCTGGGACTTCGCCACCGGGCTGCTGAAGCAAAACAAGTTCCGCGCCGAGATCCCGGTCGCCGCCGGCGTCGCACTCAACCGACGCGGCGGGAACGGCAGCTACGATCTGTTCCGCGGCCGATTGATGTTTCCGATTCACGACATGCAGAACCGCCCGATCTCGATGGGCGGCCGGGTGATCCCGGAGATCGCGGCACGGCACGGTGAGAACGCCGGCGGGAAGTACATCAACGGGCCCGAGACCAAACTGTTTCGAAAGTCGGAGCAGCTGTACGGGTTGCAGCTTGCCAGGGAATCGATCCGCAAGGGCGGCCAGGCCCTGGTGATGGAAGGGTACACCGACGTCATCGCGGCCCGGCAATCGGGGATCGAGCCGGTTGTCGCCGTCCTCGGCACCGCGCTCGGTGAAGCCCACGTCCGCACGCTTAAGCGACTGGCCGACCGCGTCGTGCTGGTGCTCGACGGCGATGCGGCCGGCCAACGCCGCGCCGACGAAGTGCTGGAATTGTTCATCAAGGCCGATGCCGACCTGCGTGTCCTGACGCTGCCCGATGCGATGGACCCGGCTGATTACCTGAATCAACACGGCCGCGAAGCGTTGCAGCATTTGGTTGCCGAGGCGCCCGATGCCTTGGAACACAAATTGGGATCCCTGACGGCGGGAATCGACGTCACCCATGACACGCACGCGGTGATGCAGGCGATCGACACGATGACGGGGATTCTGGCCAAAGCCCCGATGCTGGATCCGCTCAAGCAAGACCAGATGATCCTGCGGCTTTCGCGAACCTTCGAGATTTCCCAGGCGCGGCTGGAAGATCGCTTGGAAAAGAAACGTGCGGAAGAGAAGGAGCGGAAACGCAAGGCGGCGCGATTCCGCGCCGCCGCGGACGCTGCCGGCAGGGATTCGCGTCCGAGCGAGACGTCCGCCGGTCCTGGCGCACGAAACGCCGGCCCCGCCACACGGAACACGCCTCCGGCGCCGGCCGGATCGGCAACCGGGCCGATCGACCCGAACCTGTTGCTGGCCGAAGCCGCCGAAATGGAATTGGACGATCCGTGGTCGATGGAGCAATCCGGGGCTGCCGCGGGCCCTGCAGCGGCGACTGCCAAACCGAGCCAGGATCGCGAAGTCCCGCTCAGCGGTTTTGATCGCGAGTTGTTTGAAACGATGATCGAATCGCCCGAGTTGGCCGGCCGAGCGGTCGAGGCGATCGATCCCGAATGGCTGGACACCCTGTCGGCGAAAATGATCTTGGCGGCGTATCAAGAACTGGATCTGCAGGGGCGAGAGCTGACCGTCGAAACCTTGCTGGCATTGATTGAAAACGACTTCTTGAAAAACGAAGTCGTCACGATGCAGTTTCGCCTGGCGCAGCGCGAAGGAAAAATCACGCAAACTCCCGAGCAGCGGTTCCAGTCTTTGCTGGAACAATTTCATCGGCGAGAAAACATCGCAGAAAAGCATCGACAAATTGCAAAACTTGAATCATTGGCCTTGGACGAAAACGAAGAGCTGGATCTACTGAAGCAGCTTTTCGATTCGGAAAAAGATCGTCAGCAAATCGATCACTAG
- a CDS encoding PQQ-binding-like beta-propeller repeat protein — MKFRRLLSCFLVCCSSQIVAADPGDWSQWRGENRDGQLAVGELPEKLQGNLTLAWEKPHAPSYSGPVVFDGMLYTTETVDKKDEKVTAYNLSDGRVAWTAQWEGSMAVPFFAASNGDWIRATPACSPDGLVVVGMRDVIVCLDPKTGAETWRVDFPKAMGTPLPMFGANCSPLIDGDAVYMQTGGATVKLSMKDGSVIWQTLENATSSSPGAFSSPIIATIAGKRQLLVQTRLELCGVELETGQPLWKQPIRAFRGMNILTPLPIGDRVFTSAHSGTAQLFEVSRDGDDWTVQEVWSQKQQAYMSSPVLLDGRIYMHLKNERMTALDAETGEASFTTRPIGKYASLISDGNRILALTNSGTLMLLDGSTADYKLIDEMKVAQNSWAHVAVAADYLVVRDLGTLKVYRISC; from the coding sequence ATGAAATTTCGCCGCCTCTTGTCCTGTTTCTTGGTCTGCTGTTCGTCCCAGATTGTCGCTGCCGATCCGGGCGATTGGAGTCAGTGGCGGGGCGAGAATCGCGACGGCCAACTGGCCGTCGGCGAGCTGCCAGAAAAACTGCAGGGGAACCTGACGCTGGCTTGGGAAAAGCCGCATGCGCCCAGCTACAGTGGACCGGTTGTGTTTGACGGCATGCTGTACACGACCGAGACGGTCGACAAAAAAGACGAGAAAGTCACCGCGTACAACCTGAGTGATGGTCGCGTCGCCTGGACCGCTCAGTGGGAAGGATCGATGGCCGTGCCATTCTTCGCAGCCTCCAACGGAGACTGGATTCGCGCCACGCCGGCGTGCAGCCCCGATGGATTGGTCGTCGTCGGAATGCGCGACGTGATCGTCTGTCTGGATCCGAAAACAGGTGCCGAAACGTGGCGGGTTGATTTTCCCAAGGCGATGGGAACGCCGTTGCCGATGTTCGGTGCGAATTGCTCGCCGTTGATCGACGGGGATGCCGTCTACATGCAAACCGGCGGCGCCACGGTCAAACTTTCGATGAAAGACGGATCGGTGATCTGGCAGACACTGGAAAACGCCACCTCCAGTTCACCCGGTGCCTTCTCCAGCCCGATCATCGCAACGATCGCCGGAAAGCGACAACTGTTGGTACAAACCCGGTTGGAGTTGTGTGGCGTGGAACTGGAAACCGGCCAGCCGCTGTGGAAGCAACCGATCCGAGCGTTTCGTGGGATGAATATCTTGACGCCGCTGCCGATCGGCGATCGCGTTTTCACATCCGCCCACAGCGGCACCGCTCAGCTGTTTGAAGTGTCCCGCGACGGCGACGATTGGACGGTCCAAGAGGTCTGGAGCCAGAAGCAGCAAGCCTACATGTCATCGCCCGTTCTGTTGGATGGGCGGATCTACATGCATCTGAAGAACGAGCGGATGACGGCGCTGGACGCCGAAACCGGCGAAGCCAGTTTCACGACCAGGCCGATCGGAAAGTACGCGAGTCTGATCAGCGACGGAAATCGAATCCTCGCGCTGACCAACAGCGGCACGCTGATGCTGCTCGACGGTTCCACAGCGGATTACAAACTGATCGACGAAATGAAGGTGGCTCAGAATTCTTGGGCGCACGTCGCAGTGGCCGCTGACTACCTGGTCGTGCGAGACCTCGGGACGCTCAAGGTGTACCGCATCAGCTGCTGA